A window of Arcobacter acticola genomic DNA:
AAAACTTTAAAAGATTCCTCTATTATTACTTTCTCATCAAATAATATTTTTCCTAAAAATACATCTCCTCTTTTAAAAGAACCAACTCCTGATGGTGTTCCACTCATTAAAATATCACCATCTTCAAAACTTAGAAAACTATTTGCTTCTTTTATAATTTCTAATGGTTTATTTATCATCAATGAGTAATCACCTTTTTGTTTTAATTCACCATTTATATAAAGTTCAATTCCAAGTTTTGAAATATCACCATCAAAATTTACAAATTTTGAGAAAACAGCTGCTCCATCAAAAGATTTCGCTCTTTCCCACGGAAGTCCTTTTTCTTTTAATTTACTTTGAACTTCTCTTAATGTTAAATCAAGTCCAAAAGATACGGCACTTATTTTATTATCTTCAATTAAAAAAGATATCTCAGCTTCATAATGACAAGAATTTTGA
This region includes:
- a CDS encoding fumarylacetoacetate hydrolase family protein gives rise to the protein MNKIVLEDKEIFPSKVVCIGRNYMEHIKELNNEVPEDMVFFIKPNSAISNKLDFPKNQNSCHYEAEISFLIEDNKISAVSFGLDLTLREVQSKLKEKGLPWERAKSFDGAAVFSKFVNFDGDISKLGIELYINGELKQKGDYSLMINKPLEIIKEANSFLSFEDGDILMSGTPSGVGSFKRGDVFLGKILFDEKVIIEESFKVL